Part of the Pagrus major chromosome 9, Pma_NU_1.0 genome, CTtgtataaaatgttttctgcaATTAAAACCTCAGAAATTCAAATTGAAGACTATTCCAAGACTTTTAaggcctttttaaaaaatgttcttctaGATTAAAGTCcacatttctgacatttatctGCAAAgttttaataagaaaaagatgatttgtCAAATAGTCTGTTTAAATTTGGTTAGAAATGATTTTTGGAAAAGGATCTTAAAAAACATAATACCTGCATTCATCCTGTAAATGCTAGCTGTTCAGCTCTGTGAATGAAATTCAAAGACCACCTGACGGCTCCAGTCTCATTTCAAACTGCTTCCTGTCCTCCAGCTGGAGAAGCTGATCGAGAAGAACTACTATCTCCACAAGTCGGCTCAGGAGGCCTACAAGTCCTACGTGAGGGCTTACGACTCCCACTCGCTCAAACAGATCTACAGCGTCAACACCCTCAACCTCCCCATGGTGGCGCAGTCGTTCGGCTTCAAAGTGCCTCCATACGTCGACCTGAGTATCCTTTGCTGCGATTTGACACCAAACTGTTCTTGTTTTTTGACACGGACGTCGTTTTTTATTTTAGAAGTCATTATGTTTCGTTCCAGTGTTGCTTTTCTTTAACTCGCCTTCTCTCCAGACgtcaacagcagcagaggtgtgaAGATACAGAAGCGCGGCGGCGGAGGAGGGTTCGGATACCAGAAGTCCAAACAAGGGCACAAGTCCAAATTCTTTAAACACGTCAACAAAGGGGGGAAGGGAGACAGGCGGCAGTTCTCCCGCTGAACCCTTCCAGCAGACTAAATCCTGGACTGATTCCTCTTCTGTGTATCTGAAGAACTTTTTATTACATGAACTTCCTGTCTGGAACCAGGTGTTATGACACCTGTTTCTCTGACATCATAAGACCCCCGTTTCCTTCCTACGAGTTGTGTAAAagtattttgtaaatgttgaagAATTCCTCGTGTTGACCAGAAATGCTCGACTTTCTTCATTTCACCTGCCCGGATTATTAAATCTATTGACTTTATATACATTCAGTTTGCTTTATTCATGTTCTGTAGACTTTTCTAATTACAATCACTTGATTCAAACCATGTGAGGTGCTGACGTCctcatttttattatataactttccatcatcatcacattcaTTGCAGCGTCGATACAGTCCTGCAGAGCGAAAGGACTCTTGCTTTACATCTCATCAaacaaaatagacaaaaaacaGCTGGCAGGCATGCAGCAATTAATACAGTCACTAAATGTTCCCTTTAAATGATGGAAAATCTGAATAGAAATTtaacttaaaggtcccatactGTAGgaagtgagatttccatgtctgttttcattgtaaAGCAGGTCCAGGTGCTGTTAAATTACTGTGAAAGTTTCAAGGAGAGACGCACACAGCTCATACtcagaaatgttcctttaaacgAGCCTTAAAGTTTGTAGTTTCGGGGTTTTATTTCCTGGTTATACGCaaggaattttaaaaaagaagaaaatgtcattacgtcactgaatctcactgtggtgtcagctgtattgtTGGTTCCTCCAGTTCGCTGTGTGATCAGTCTCATCAGTGATATTTGCTCAAAATCGTTAACCCTGGGTCTGAGCTGTGTTCATTTAAtgttcatcagaagtcatacgacgtagatcccatagacttcaatacagctgtcaccgcACCAAGAGTCCAAGATTCACTGACGTCATGACCCCTcgtttttattttctatgagCTGgcccagaagttagcatcaccctggttccaACGGCAAAAAGTCTGAAGAaattctgttgtgtttttaggaTTATTGAGGAAAATAATCACTGTGGCAAACAAGTTTTTGAttcttacacattttgttcagcagtATTATCTTCAGATGAACACCCCTTAGATCTTAAATGAAATCTCCGGAAGTAAAAGCCGCGACTTAGACGTCACCATCACTTAACTTCCTACTACGCTCTTCTACTCACACTGAaatataaactgatcaatgtacaagtgGTAGAGATCgctgtgatgatgtttaatgtccccgacaacctctgtagtctcagttagacacttgttagcaacccTTGTTTTTAACAAACGTAAATGctcataaaaaattaaaaacgaacacaatatgggaccttttaaGTTCGAAGTATCTTCATTCTGAATTTAAGTGAGCTCCTAGATTTTCATCAGTGAAGGTGTAAAACGGCTCggatttaaaaaatctaatctgaaaaatacaaatctgtGTTCACAGGATCAACATGTTGCTTTGACTTGATGGATTAAATCTGACCAGTAATTAtgagcttgaaaaaaaaaaaagtcataaaaatcaCTTtctaaaaacacttttctttccCTTAAAACACTGCAACACTCCAACGATCATCCCTCCAGACACGACAAATAAAGTGCTGTTGAGAGCCTGCAGTGTCACTCCTCGATAATacaaaaccttaaaaacatttgtgtttttcctgtcgATCCCAAAAAGTTTAAGCTCATGTAAAAATCCAGTACATTATTTCTTTTTGACTCAATATCTCATAAAACCTTTAAACTCGAAGGACAAAACACGTCTCCCTCCTCTAGTTCCTCAAAGAACAACCCAGAACAGACGCTGAGTTAGTCCCCGTCAACAACGCTATGTACAGAACAGACGGTTAAAAACAACAGTACAGTATCCGTTTTGTTACAGTGACGAGGTACGATAGTGCAACTCTTTACTTCAGACGAGGAACACCTGAACATCCCGTTGCACAAGTTGAAGCAGGCAAAATTCACAGTTTTTCAAGGATGGTTTCCCTTTTATGCGAAAAGGAAGACGACAGAAGTTCAATCAGAATTGGTTCCACTCCACAGGTCTTCTCTCTTCAGACCAGCTGGCACTTGAGGTTGATGATGAACTGTGTCACTACTGCTAACAAGGCTGCGCGTCTCACGTCACGCAGCCGCCAAGTCCCTCAGTCACCGTGAGCATGTTTCCTCTTCCAGTTTCGCTCCATAGTAGGCTTCCAATGTTCCCGTACCGAGATTACTGCTGGTGATCTGTGAGGCCAGAcaagattattttattattgataAACAGATTAttctcagacagacagacacagtaaaGATAAatccaaacacattttctttgagaGTCGGTTAGTTCAACCCATGGGGATGGCTGCTCTGTCATGTAGCATCTAACCACTGTACTGGACTATTTACTGGTGTTCACAGGGCAGAATAAGAAAACTACTCAGTCAACAGGTCGCTTTGCAGGCACATCATTAAAGCATCTTATCGGCCTGCGTGCTGGAGGTTAGTTAGATGACAAATGGAGCCTGACCTGGTTTACCACAGATACATCGGCATCATGTTGCCTGATATGAACAGATATATGAACAGGACATCGTTCAGGAAAATatgtttataattattaaattccccAATGAAGTTGACTTCTTCAGAACACTGTCATTTTGGActtttgattaattgttaaaTTGTAATATATCCagctccattaaaaaaaaaaatacataaaataccTGTCGCCTAAACCTAAAATAGGTCTAAGCAATAAAACTACTAGGTTAGATTTAGGGAATACAAATACTGAGTTAGGTTTTTGAAAAGATCGTGGTCTGggttaaattaataaatcagcGTTCACGTAGCAATGAGCAGCAATgatcaccaaaaataaaaataatctctgtTTGACATTATAAGACAGACCAGACGCAAAACTCAGTCAGATGCAGGACGTCAGGCGTCACCCCAGTGCGAAATACCATGTTTTTAGGGAGTCccatgaagctccagaaatgtttgaaactaTGAAACTCATCCCAACTTCCCATCGACATAAGGGTGAGTAAGTAatgactgttcctttaacctgCAGCTACACTAACGACAGAGCAACGGTCGGGAAAAGTGATGAATACAGCAACATGCAGACCCAACATAAACACGAGGGCAGGACCAGTACAGAGTTGATTCATTTCATAATAATCCGGGGGTGGATGGATGTTTGTCTCTTTCACATGTATTCAGCTGTTCAGTTGGTGTCTCGTGTAAACTGGTTCTTTGTTTATTCAGGAGGTAAAGTGGATCACTCCTCCTcaaaaagctgctcagtgaaaaCATCTGTACTGTGAATGAAACCTCTGTGTTGGTCCAACCCTTCATCACACCGTGTTAGTGATGCCCAGAAATGAGACCGTGCCACAGTCAGCCCCGTCGCAACGTAAACATGTTAGTGCTGTAACTGTCACACGTGGCATGCAGCAGGAGTAAAACGTCGGACCTTAGGGGTCCGCTCTGATGGGGGGAGGGGTTGGAGGGACCCCCCAGGGGGAGCCGTTCATCTTCTTTCCTAAACCTGTCGTCAGcggggaaagaaagagagaatcCCAGATGGATCACAGTCAGACTCGTTTACAACTCCAGGTTCAGGAGACAttatgaaacacagcagaaactAAATCCTGTGTGGTGTCACAGATTATATTTCCTAAAAACAACAGGTATCATTTGTTGGCTTAATGTGtgcatttaattaaataaatactaaaCATTATCATTCTACTTTCAACCATCTTGTTCACtgtaaaaacaatcaatacAAGTTGTTTCTTGCTTGTAAAAAGATGAATATCTAAAACCAagtgaaaactgttttaaaacaatcttTAAATCTCACTGAGATGTTACTTTCTAGGTGATTGTGTCTTAAATTCAGAGTAATGAGATATTTTGTCTTCAAAGTAGCAGATTATACTCGGTAAATCTGCGAgttattttctgatttcagTCACTGTTGATGTTTCAGCCAGACTTTATTCTGTAGTAACGTACAAGCgccacaagatggcagcagcTACAGTTCAGTTTCTCTATGGGAATCTCAAGTACATCAGTTTTTCCCACAATGTGTTCCTGCAattgtttcacaataaaagctttgtCAAGAAATTAATGTCTACTGAAGTGCTAAGATGGCTTTTAATTTGAGACGTACAGGAAGTACTGACTTTGTATTAACAGCATAGTGGAGTAACTTTAACGGGGCAAACAGgagctgttgtattttgtttgaatgccctgttgtgttttgtgctttttatcATTTAGGTTTATATATTTGCATAAATATGTGAAAGTGTAATGATGAGAAATGTAAATggtgtaaaaatgtaatgattttttaaattcttacattaaaaactgttgcaatttcaaaataaagtaaataaatgcttCGGTGAATATTTGAGAAAATACGTTTGCTGGAATAACTAACCCTACATCTAAACATTTCCTAAACAAGACAAACATGTACCGTTTGAAGTGCAGCAGGGCTCTATGGTCTCCCAGTTCATGGCTCTCTGGACGGCTTTCTTCCAGCGAGCAAAGCGGAATTCACTCTCTGtgaagaggacagacagacagacagacagacagacagacggacagacggacagacaggttAGTTGAGTAGCTAGAAAGTGGCTAAGAAGTGCATCACACTTTTCCTCTGGCTGTGTCTTCCTCACCGTCAGAGTTGATCTGAGGTTTAAATTTCTCTGATGTGACGTGCGGGAGGTGATCGGGGCTCAGGTCCCACACCTCCACCCCCTCTGCTGCCCCCGCGGCCATGGCTGCACCCAGAGCTGTGGTCTCAGGCATGGTGGGTCGCACTGGACCAACACGAGTCAGACgaaacacataaaataataaaaattagaACAATCGCtcatataaaaatgtcaaaccagGCAAGTTAATCGTTCAAGTAGAAATGTTTCAGAGTGACAGATGATGGTTAAATTCTAGTTGATCCCtgaattcatgtatttttatttacatgtgtaaaaTATTCATCCAGCAGCAGATGTATCTTGGTATCAACAAACATGGATGAAGCTGGACGTTGTGATGTCAGTTCAGGTTCGACTGATGATGCAACATTCATGGGTACATGGTTATGTACACACCAGTAAATCTGGGTTCTTGCCCGACTACTCTTGCACGTAAAAGTCAAggttcatgttgtgttttctttatttaaaatgggACAAAAGTCAGACAGTCAAAAAGGTATAAAGTCCAGGTTCAGACTTGCGTCAATGCTTTACAGAGTTGTAAAGTTCAAAGTTGTTGTTTGAAGTGAAGTGACTCCATTCCTGCCGCcataatgtttcatttaaaagagAACTCAATTGATTAGCATTACATTTCATTAATGTTGTCTGACTTATGCAGGTGTGTTATGAAGTTGTCagtaaattaaaattttaataaatgttttcccCTGCAACATTCTGAAAAGGTTTCGTCTGAACCGACTTATGAGCACATGCATATGCGTGTGCGTTATGAGTCTTCTTACCTACGGACATGCAGAGGATGTCGGCCTGCAGCTGCATCAGCAGCCTGTTGGACGTCATGCCTCCGTCCACCTGCAGCTGCGTCAGAGGAACGCCGCTGTCCAGGTTCATCGCCTCGAGGATCTGAATGAGACGAGCAATATGCCACTTAAACAACCCAGTGTCAGCCAATGGAAATTACATAAAACCCCAGCCTCCAGGGTCTTTTACACCAAACATGACTATAGTTGAAAAAGTTGCTGATATAAAGCTGGGCTTTGGTATTTTCAATCTCTTATTGAATTACAGGATTTTCACTAAGTTCCAACAATTGTAAAAATGAATTGTCAGTCAGACTCAGAGAGGAGTGTTTGAGATGATTCTTgtaaaaatcatgtttatttgGAAAGCTGCAGGCGGCTCACACAGCTagctttatttattgttttggacGCGTCCTCTTACCAAATAATGTCTACAGCTGATGTTCTGATCACAAAGCTAGCACATATAAAGCCACATTCAGGGTTTTTTTACGAGGTTGAAATGATCCAGAATCATCTTAGTACTTGTCATGACTTTTAGAAAAAAACTACATTAAGTTGGTTGAAGACGGAGACACTGCTCACCTCTCTGGTCTGGAAGCAGACGGCCTCGAGGGCAGCGAACGCCAAGTGGTTCCTGTTGGTGAACTGAGTGAGTCCACAGATAAtgctgcaaaataaagaaaatagaGTCAAGACACGTCACAGTTACAATCAGGACtgctgaaaacaacatgaaaacaaacatgtgtCATGTTATTACAGAGAACATTTCTCCTTTTGTCAAATAACATCTGATGGCTCAGACATTTGTTTTAACAGCTGACAGTCTCACCCTCTTGCACTGGGCTCCCAGTAGGGGGCATAAAGTCCGGAGAAAGCCGGCACAAAGTAACAGCCGTAAGACGAACCGGCTGCTGCTGCGAGTGTCTCTGAGAGAAGACGGagagaacaaaacaagaagaagagttGTCAAACATAAATATCTTTTTTCCTACAGAACTAACACCGGCATTAATGAATCATGAATGTCAAATAAGATGTGGTAAGATGCTAAGTACCGATCTCTGAGGAGGACTGCACGATGCCCATGTTGTCCTTCAGCCACCGCACCACTGCCCCTGCGATGGCCACTGAACCCTGAGAGGAAAGACAACAGACTCAAATCACATCAGGTCAAAGTGACAATGATGGACATCACTGTAATGTAGAGGCGAGCTCAAAATGAGAGGGATCATTGAAATCTTTCACACACCTCCAGTGCATAGCAGGCAGGCTCCTCTTTCCCCATTTTGTAGGCGACTGTGGTCAGCAGGCCGTGGTCCGACATCACAGGCTGAGAGAGTCGGaagaaaaacagtgtgtgaAGGAACAGAACAGAAGATATTAGTGCAAATTATAAAAGTATTTCCTCAGGCCCAACATCTTACCTTTGTCCCTGTATGTCTGAGCAGGAAGCAACCGGTCCCATAccttcaacacaacaacaagacagattAGAGACCGGTGATTGAATTATTGATGACATTCCTCTTCAAGACTcaaagaagaaataacagcaCTCACCTATAAGTCACTTTATGTCTGAATGACGGAGATAATCACAACTCTCTATTGTTATGTATGCctcatttgttttggaagttgACTAAAGGAATGAAATAAGTAGGGGAAATATTCAACTCCTTGCTTTCCAATTCGATGAGATAAAAAACTTTAATCTGCACAACCTGCCTTACTATCTGTATTTTGGGGGTTTCCTACAACAGCTTTCCTCTAAGGATCTTGACACTTCAGTCCCACAATCTTCATTAAAACGATTTTGAAATAAGAAGTGAGACACATAGTGATGAAATGATGGAAGCTGGAAAATAAAGCTAGTTTGAGTCAACGTGACTCAGTTGTTTAAAAGATTGGTTTTGAAAATTCTTGTTACGTTAGTACATGCACGTAAACTAGCATGTGACATAATCCTGTGACTTATGAGTCACATTTTAGCTGCTTTTTACTGGAAATAGTTGTGAGCACTGATGA contains:
- the LOC141002204 gene encoding glycerol kinase-like isoform X1; the encoded protein is MDPLVAAIDQGTSSTRFLVFNAKTAEMLSHHQVEINQSFPKEGWVEEDPKEIIQSVYECIERTCEKLHQLNIDIANIKAVGVTNQRETTLVWDKETGEPLYNAIVWLDLRTQSTVERLINKAPGQNKNHLKHKTGLPISTYFSAVKLRWLLDNVDEVRQAVLSERAMFGTVDSWIIWCLTGGRNGGIHCTDVSNASRTMLFNIHTMDWDPELCRYFDVPMEILPKVRSSSEIYGCMKSSSLTGVPISGCLGDQSAALVGQMCFKEGQAKNTYGTGCFLLRHTGTKPVMSDHGLLTTVAYKMGKEEPACYALEGSVAIAGAVVRWLKDNMGIVQSSSEIETLAAAAGSSYGCYFVPAFSGLYAPYWEPSARGIICGLTQFTNRNHLAFAALEAVCFQTREILEAMNLDSGVPLTQLQVDGGMTSNRLLMQLQADILCMSVVRPTMPETTALGAAMAAGAAEGVEVWDLSPDHLPHVTSEKFKPQINSDESEFRFARWKKAVQRAMNWETIEPCCTSNGLGKKMNGSPWGVPPTPPPIRADP